Proteins encoded together in one Peribacillus asahii window:
- a CDS encoding FAS1-like dehydratase domain-containing protein, with translation MEILSTGLKEKIGMKLETYTFKVEEGKIKELALAIGDLREEYLNGEAILPTFPTVIDFWGGGASTSDLLGLNVKKVLHGEQEYEYLGEIKPGDEITVTGVVEKVYTKAAMNFVILKKEFVNQHGETVLISRSTVIERH, from the coding sequence GTGGAGATTTTGAGCACAGGACTAAAAGAGAAAATCGGTATGAAATTAGAGACGTATACCTTTAAAGTAGAAGAAGGGAAAATTAAGGAACTAGCACTTGCAATTGGTGATTTGCGGGAGGAATACTTAAATGGAGAAGCGATTTTACCTACTTTTCCAACTGTGATCGATTTCTGGGGCGGAGGAGCTTCTACATCTGACCTATTGGGGTTAAATGTTAAAAAAGTTCTTCATGGGGAACAAGAGTATGAATATTTAGGAGAAATTAAACCAGGTGATGAAATTACAGTAACGGGTGTAGTTGAAAAAGTATATACAAAAGCAGCTATGAATTTTGTCATTCTCAAAAAAGAGTTTGTAAATCAACATGGTGAAACGGTATTAATTAGCCGTTCAACTGTTATCGAAAGACACTAG